In Herbinix luporum, a single window of DNA contains:
- a CDS encoding cellulase family glycosylhydrolase has protein sequence MQRKAKKAINFLLVMVLAITLVSAFQLKSAFPRAATSDASVSLKAGNTWQSAGSTFLQVDGTITNKGKASITNWKVTVPLAPSGAVNSCWNMDYDLSDGILTITPSDHNQTVPAGGSITFGMILTNPGDFDTEKATLIIPGSPNNPEDPTDPANPQDPDDPVDPTNPSNPTAKPVPPPTTDDWLYTDGNKIVDKDGKEVWLTGVNWFGYNTGTNIFDGVWACNLNTTIRDIADRGFNILRIPFSSELILQWKNGIYPKANYNDYINPYLDGMNSLEIFDYVVGQCRANGLKIMIDIHSAETDAAGHFAPLWYTDKISEEDYLESLAWMANRYKNDDTIVAYDLKNEPHGAVGDKVRAIWNDSDDPNNWKAVAEKAALAVLSNNPNALVLVEGIQIYPKDINANRDYSSRNKDDYYNTWWGGNLRGVKDFPVELGKYQNKLVYSPHDYGPSVSAQPWFEKDYTMQSLYEDCWRDNWMYIHEEDIAPILIGEWGGFMTAPNIKWMTLFRDFIIEHKLHHTFWCFNANSGDTGGLVLHDFTTWDEEKYAFVKEALWQKNGKFVGLDHEIPLGANGITLSDY, from the coding sequence ATGCAAAGAAAAGCTAAAAAAGCTATTAACTTCTTACTTGTTATGGTCCTTGCCATAACCTTAGTTTCTGCCTTTCAGTTAAAAAGTGCTTTTCCAAGAGCCGCTACTAGTGACGCAAGTGTCAGTCTGAAAGCAGGAAACACCTGGCAAAGTGCCGGAAGCACATTCTTACAAGTTGACGGAACAATTACCAACAAGGGTAAAGCTTCCATCACCAACTGGAAAGTTACTGTTCCTCTGGCCCCATCAGGAGCTGTAAACAGCTGCTGGAATATGGATTATGATTTATCTGACGGTATTCTTACTATTACACCTAGTGATCATAACCAAACTGTTCCTGCCGGCGGCTCTATAACCTTTGGTATGATTTTAACTAATCCAGGGGACTTTGATACTGAAAAAGCAACTCTAATCATCCCCGGAAGCCCTAACAATCCGGAAGATCCTACAGATCCTGCTAATCCTCAAGATCCGGATGATCCAGTAGACCCTACCAATCCGTCTAACCCTACAGCTAAGCCTGTTCCTCCTCCAACTACCGATGACTGGCTATATACAGACGGTAATAAAATTGTTGATAAGGACGGCAAAGAAGTATGGCTTACTGGGGTTAACTGGTTTGGTTACAATACAGGCACTAATATATTTGACGGTGTATGGGCATGTAACCTTAATACCACCATACGAGACATTGCAGACCGTGGTTTTAATATTCTTAGAATTCCTTTTTCTTCAGAATTAATCTTACAGTGGAAAAATGGTATCTATCCTAAAGCTAATTATAACGATTACATAAACCCTTATTTAGACGGAATGAATAGCTTGGAGATTTTCGACTATGTGGTTGGCCAATGCCGTGCCAATGGCCTTAAGATTATGATTGATATCCATAGTGCCGAAACAGATGCGGCAGGTCATTTTGCACCTCTTTGGTATACAGATAAGATATCAGAAGAGGATTACCTTGAATCCCTTGCTTGGATGGCTAATCGCTATAAGAATGATGATACCATCGTTGCTTATGATTTAAAGAATGAACCCCATGGTGCTGTAGGTGATAAGGTTCGAGCAATCTGGAACGATTCTGATGACCCAAATAACTGGAAGGCAGTGGCAGAAAAAGCTGCCTTAGCAGTGCTTTCTAATAATCCCAATGCCCTTGTTTTAGTTGAAGGTATTCAGATTTATCCTAAAGACATCAATGCCAATAGGGATTATAGCTCAAGAAATAAAGATGATTACTATAATACCTGGTGGGGTGGAAATCTTAGAGGGGTAAAAGATTTTCCTGTTGAATTAGGCAAATACCAGAACAAATTAGTATACTCTCCCCATGATTATGGTCCTTCCGTTTCAGCACAACCATGGTTTGAAAAAGATTATACCATGCAGAGTCTCTATGAGGATTGCTGGAGAGATAACTGGATGTACATACATGAAGAAGACATTGCACCGATTTTAATCGGTGAATGGGGTGGATTTATGACTGCTCCCAATATAAAATGGATGACCTTATTCCGTGATTTTATTATTGAGCATAAGCTTCATCATACTTTCTGGTGCTTTAATGCTAACTCCGGAGATACCGGTGGACTAGTTCTTCACGATTTCACCACATGGGATGAAGAAAAATATGCATTTGTAAAAGAAGCTTTGTGGCAAAAGAACGGTAAGTTTGTAGGACTTGATCATGAAATTCCTCTTGGAGCAAATGGAATTACTTTAAGCGATTATTAA
- a CDS encoding anaerobic carbon-monoxide dehydrogenase catalytic subunit, which yields MLTNGCASFPLLKLGYCNTKALEYAGKELREILKPDLPPVWHMGECLDNARASALFRALADFLGKDIKDMPFAFASPEWSNEKGVSAALGFRLLGINSYHSVYPPVQGSKNVMKYLFEDTKKTLGSVMVVEVDPIKLADKIILDIKQKRKDLNWNI from the coding sequence GTGCTTACCAATGGCTGTGCCTCCTTTCCTCTTTTGAAACTTGGCTATTGTAATACTAAAGCATTAGAATATGCAGGAAAAGAACTTAGAGAAATTCTAAAACCAGACTTGCCCCCTGTATGGCATATGGGTGAATGTCTTGATAATGCAAGAGCTTCTGCACTTTTTAGAGCATTGGCTGATTTTCTTGGAAAGGATATAAAGGATATGCCTTTTGCCTTTGCAAGTCCTGAATGGTCTAATGAAAAGGGTGTTTCAGCTGCTCTTGGGTTTAGGCTTTTGGGAATAAACTCATATCATTCAGTTTATCCCCCTGTACAGGGTTCAAAAAATGTAATGAAATATTTATTTGAAGATACCAAAAAAACACTTGGGTCAGTAATGGTAGTAGAAGTTGATCCTATTAAGCTGGCGGATAAGATTATTTTAGATATAAAGCAAAAAAGAAAAGACTTAAATTGGAATATTTAG
- a CDS encoding ABC transporter permease, with amino-acid sequence MTCIFCLTIFTLTLGIASIAKEAVNENVEELDKNNVLHIYPRIHGTYIPQNMIDEIKNLDNVVSVISQYNIYGLLEESKNNPIYNVTINGFDFNEGILEENIDYRGMNVSGIVLPNLTVSLNGEKVMEDYVGRTVFFTYEYREGEKILSETIECKVLGTYSAYGAMEENPLCLPMAVPPFLF; translated from the coding sequence ATGACCTGCATTTTTTGTTTGACTATTTTTACATTAACTTTAGGGATAGCTTCAATTGCAAAAGAAGCAGTTAATGAAAATGTTGAAGAATTGGATAAGAATAATGTACTTCATATATATCCACGTATTCATGGAACTTACATACCTCAAAATATGATAGATGAAATTAAAAATCTAGATAATGTAGTTAGCGTTATCAGTCAATATAATATATATGGATTACTGGAAGAGTCCAAAAATAATCCAATTTATAATGTTACTATAAATGGTTTTGATTTTAATGAAGGAATACTAGAAGAAAATATAGATTATAGAGGAATGAATGTAAGTGGAATAGTATTACCTAATCTTACAGTTTCGCTTAACGGAGAAAAGGTTATGGAAGATTACGTAGGGCGTACTGTTTTTTTTACATATGAATACAGAGAAGGTGAAAAAATTCTTTCAGAAACTATAGAATGTAAAGTATTAGGTACTTATAGTGCATATGGGGCAATGGAGGAAAACCCATTGTGCTTACCAATGGCTGTGCCTCCTTTCCTCTTTTGA